A genomic stretch from Arachis stenosperma cultivar V10309 chromosome 3, arast.V10309.gnm1.PFL2, whole genome shotgun sequence includes:
- the LOC130969631 gene encoding cytochrome c oxidase copper chaperone 2-like — protein MSGMQLQSASSTLSAQGSKQNEGVVAVATVTESKPKKKICCACPDTKKLRDECIVEHGEASCAKWIEAHKQCLRSEGFNV, from the coding sequence ATGAGTGGTATGCAATTGCAAAGTGCTTCGTCTACCTTGAGCGCTCAAGGGTCTAAGCAGAATGAAGGTGTAGTTGCTGTGGCAACTGTTACAGAGTCAAAGCCAAAGAAGAAAATCTGCTGTGCATGCCCAGACACTAAAAAGCTGCGAGATGAATGCATAGTTGAGCATGGTGAAGCTTCTTGTGCGAAATGGATCGAGGCTCATAAACAGTGCCTTCGTTCTGAGGGATTCAATGTCTGA